One stretch of Apis cerana isolate GH-2021 linkage group LG8, AcerK_1.0, whole genome shotgun sequence DNA includes these proteins:
- the LOC107996584 gene encoding broad-complex core protein isoforms 1/2/3/4/5 isoform X2 codes for MASTSQQYCLRWNNHRSNLLTMFDKLLQNEAFTDVTLAVDEGASVKCHKMVLAACSSYFQTLFIDLPCKHPIVVLKDVKYSDIKAILEYMYRGEVNVAQEQLAGLLKVAEVLKVKGLVEENNSQSHQEEVETSMSPPPAISTSTTSSAAHSSGHTSPPHSTGTTSSHQTASHQHSPILTGSYDNGFETSPLKRKKLLNMLMNRDTPILRTVLGQGHADSSQGIPLLHPDSQETQFRINSNGSSNENDRRSNTDIVHGESAHSPYTDVSIMDEDDKQSSPQSYAPDVKPEMINYVPVQKPEWKRYKQYTRNDIMSAIEAVRSGMSALQAARKYGVPSRTLYDKVKKLGITTSRPFKRGSNGSGACFPYGIGGNSNGNIYSGALSENENENSSVIEDAGPILDTCKSRDSPVDLKILDTTRCTSSPSVHSVKEQSNEYQVEDLSVNRKTDIRVIVPPTSVIKSEENMVSNFCSHD; via the exons atggCGAGCACTTCACAACAATATTGTTTGCGCTGGAACAATCATCGCTCTAATTTATTAACGATGTTTGATAAGTTATTACAAAACGAGGCATTCACTGACGTGACTTTGGCAGTTGATGAAGGTGCATCCGTTAAATGCCACAAAATGGTTTTAGCGGCATGTTCCTCTTATTTTCAAActctatttattgatttaccATGCAAGCATCCAATTGTAGTATTAAAAGACGTGAAATACTCTGACATTAAAgctattttagaatatatgtatCGAGGTGAAGTAAATGTGGCTCAAGAACAATTAGCTGGTTTATTAAAAGTCGCAGAAGTATTAAAAGTGAAAGGATTggttgaagaaaataattctcaaaGTCATCAAGAAGAAGTGGAAACATCTATGTCTCCTCCGCCAGCCATAAGTACTAGTACAACCAGTAGTGCAGCTCATAGTAGTGGACATACATCTCCACCGCATTCTACAGGAACCAC TTCCAGCCACCAGACGGCATCACATCAACACTCCCCCATCTTAACCGGATCTTATGACAATGGTTTTGAAACTTCCCCATTGAAACGCAAGAAACTCTTGAATATGTTAATGAATAGAGACACACCGATTCTTAGAACGGTTCTCGGTCAAGGTCATGCAGATAGTTCTCAAGGGATTCCTCTCTTACATCCAGATAGTCAAGAAActcaatttagaattaatagtAATGGTTcatcaaatgaaaatgatagaCGCAGTAATACAGATATAGTTCATGGAGAATCTGCACATAGTCCTTATACCGATGTTTCTATAATGGATGAAGACGATAAGCAATCATCGCCACAATCATATGCTCCGGATGTTAAACCAG AAATGATTAACTATGTACCAGTTCAAAAGCCAGAGTGGAAACGGTATAAACAATATACAAGAAATGATATCATGTCTGCGATCGAGGCAGTACGCTCAGGAATGAGTGCTTTGCAAGCAGCACGTAAGTATGGAGTACCCTCTCGAACTCTCTAtgataaagtgaaaaaattagGGATTACGACGTCACGGCCATTTAAGCGTGGCTCAAATGGTAGTGGCGCTTGTTTCCCTTATGGAATCGGTGGTAATTCAAATGGCAATATCTACAGCGGCGCACTTTCAgaaaacgaaaatgaaaatagtagCGTGATAGAGGATGCTGGGCCTATTCTTGATACATGTAAATCAAGAGATAGTCCTGTGGATCTAAAGATCCTAGATACTACTCGTTGTACATCTAGCCCCTCAGTACATTCCGTGAAAGAACAAAGTAACGAATATCAGGTTGAAGATCTTTCTGTAAATCGTAAGACAGATATTCGTGTGATAGTCCCGCCAACGTCAGTAATTAAAAGCGAAGAAAATATGGTTTCTAATTTTTGCAGTCACGATTAA
- the LOC107996584 gene encoding broad-complex core protein isoforms 1/2/3/4/5 isoform X1 produces MASTSQQYCLRWNNHRSNLLTMFDKLLQNEAFTDVTLAVDEGASVKCHKMVLAACSSYFQTLFIDLPCKHPIVVLKDVKYSDIKAILEYMYRGEVNVAQEQLAGLLKVAEVLKVKGLVEENNSQSHQEEVETSMSPPPAISTSTTSSAAHSSGHTSPPHSTGTTYNIYGKSPIDRNSRLALPMWPLSRFPITHSSSSHQTASHQHSPILTGSYDNGFETSPLKRKKLLNMLMNRDTPILRTVLGQGHADSSQGIPLLHPDSQETQFRINSNGSSNENDRRSNTDIVHGESAHSPYTDVSIMDEDDKQSSPQSYAPDVKPEMINYVPVQKPEWKRYKQYTRNDIMSAIEAVRSGMSALQAARKYGVPSRTLYDKVKKLGITTSRPFKRGSNGSGACFPYGIGGNSNGNIYSGALSENENENSSVIEDAGPILDTCKSRDSPVDLKILDTTRCTSSPSVHSVKEQSNEYQVEDLSVNRKTDIRVIVPPTSVIKSEENMVSNFCSHD; encoded by the exons atggCGAGCACTTCACAACAATATTGTTTGCGCTGGAACAATCATCGCTCTAATTTATTAACGATGTTTGATAAGTTATTACAAAACGAGGCATTCACTGACGTGACTTTGGCAGTTGATGAAGGTGCATCCGTTAAATGCCACAAAATGGTTTTAGCGGCATGTTCCTCTTATTTTCAAActctatttattgatttaccATGCAAGCATCCAATTGTAGTATTAAAAGACGTGAAATACTCTGACATTAAAgctattttagaatatatgtatCGAGGTGAAGTAAATGTGGCTCAAGAACAATTAGCTGGTTTATTAAAAGTCGCAGAAGTATTAAAAGTGAAAGGATTggttgaagaaaataattctcaaaGTCATCAAGAAGAAGTGGAAACATCTATGTCTCCTCCGCCAGCCATAAGTACTAGTACAACCAGTAGTGCAGCTCATAGTAGTGGACATACATCTCCACCGCATTCTACAGGAACCACGTATAATATTTACGGCAAATCACCAATTGATCGAAATAGCCGTTTAGCGCTACCAATGTGGCCTTTATCAAGATTTCCTATTACTCATTCCAGTTCCAGCCACCAGACGGCATCACATCAACACTCCCCCATCTTAACCGGATCTTATGACAATGGTTTTGAAACTTCCCCATTGAAACGCAAGAAACTCTTGAATATGTTAATGAATAGAGACACACCGATTCTTAGAACGGTTCTCGGTCAAGGTCATGCAGATAGTTCTCAAGGGATTCCTCTCTTACATCCAGATAGTCAAGAAActcaatttagaattaatagtAATGGTTcatcaaatgaaaatgatagaCGCAGTAATACAGATATAGTTCATGGAGAATCTGCACATAGTCCTTATACCGATGTTTCTATAATGGATGAAGACGATAAGCAATCATCGCCACAATCATATGCTCCGGATGTTAAACCAG AAATGATTAACTATGTACCAGTTCAAAAGCCAGAGTGGAAACGGTATAAACAATATACAAGAAATGATATCATGTCTGCGATCGAGGCAGTACGCTCAGGAATGAGTGCTTTGCAAGCAGCACGTAAGTATGGAGTACCCTCTCGAACTCTCTAtgataaagtgaaaaaattagGGATTACGACGTCACGGCCATTTAAGCGTGGCTCAAATGGTAGTGGCGCTTGTTTCCCTTATGGAATCGGTGGTAATTCAAATGGCAATATCTACAGCGGCGCACTTTCAgaaaacgaaaatgaaaatagtagCGTGATAGAGGATGCTGGGCCTATTCTTGATACATGTAAATCAAGAGATAGTCCTGTGGATCTAAAGATCCTAGATACTACTCGTTGTACATCTAGCCCCTCAGTACATTCCGTGAAAGAACAAAGTAACGAATATCAGGTTGAAGATCTTTCTGTAAATCGTAAGACAGATATTCGTGTGATAGTCCCGCCAACGTCAGTAATTAAAAGCGAAGAAAATATGGTTTCTAATTTTTGCAGTCACGATTAA